In Crassostrea angulata isolate pt1a10 chromosome 6, ASM2561291v2, whole genome shotgun sequence, a genomic segment contains:
- the LOC128188670 gene encoding dihydroorotate dehydrogenase (quinone), mitochondrial-like: MSDVAIKLAKSAKRLKDIAIIVPGAFLTFAGYSIYEGNEKFYREYVMPFTHKFFDAETAHRLGVLAAKYNIVPRKQKTPDSPILSSVVFGREFSNPVGLAAGFDKDGEGVRGLTKIGFGFIEIGSVTPEPQPGNPKPRVFRLKEDKAVINRYGFNSEGHEAVYNRLKDRVTEQDNCLLGINLGKNKSSTDPISDYTQGVEKFSRLADYLVVNISSPNTPGLRDLQGKQKLQNLLDKVIERRDEMEVRKPLLVKIAPDLTDRDKEDIAAVVTSRKGYVNGLIISNTTVRRPPSLKNPSKTEEGGLSGPPVRDMSTKTIADMYRLTNGSIPIIGVGGVSSGQEAYKKIRSGASLVQLYTALVYEGPPVVKKIKRELEELLRRDGFKSISEAVGADVKL; this comes from the exons aTGTCTGACGTTGCCATTAAACTAGCCAAGTCAGCC AAGCGACTGAAGGACATCGCAATCATTGTGCCCGGCGCTTTCCTGACCTTTGCGGGGTATTCAATTTATGAAGGCAATGAGAAGTTCTACAGGGAATATGTCATGCCATTCACCCATAAGTTCTTTGATGCAGAGACGGCACACAGACTGGGGGTACTAGCGGCCAAGTACAACATTGTCCCCAGGAAACAAAAAACCCCAGACTCTCCTATCTTG TCATCCGTGGTGTTCGGCCGGGAGTTCAGTAATCCTGTGGGTCTGGCCGCAGGATTTGACAAGGACGGTGAAGGGGTCCGAGGACTAACAAAGATAGGCTTTGGTTTTATAGAGATAGGGAGTGTGACCCCAGAACCTCAGCCTGGAAATCCTAAACCAAGGGTGTTTAGACTCAAAGAGGATAAAGCTGTCATAAACAG ATATGGATTTAACAGTGAAGGACACGAAGCAGTATACAATAGGCTCAAAGACAGAGTCACAGAGCAAG ATAACTGTTTATTAGGCATCAATCTTGGTAAAAACAAGAGTTCTACTGATCCAATCAGTGACTACACTCAGGGAGTTGAGAAGTTCAGCCGCTTAGCGGATTATCTCGTGGTCAATATCTCCAGCCCTAATACACCAGGCCTCAGGGACCTACAGGGAAAACAGAAGCTACAGAATCTCCTAGACAAG GTGATAGAGAGAAGGGATGAGATGGAAGTCAGGAAACCTCTGCTGGTCAAGATTGCCCCTGAcctgacagatagagataaggaAGACATCGCTGCCGTTGTCACCTCCAGAAAG GGCTATGTGAATGGTTTAATCATCAGTAATACCACTGTTAGGAGACCCCCCAGTCTTAAGAATCCCAGTAAGACGGAGGAGGGGGGACTTAGTGGACCCCCAGTGAGGGACATGTCCACGAAAACCATAGCAGACATGTACCGACTCACAAACG GTTCTATTCCTATCATTGGGGTGGGGGGAGTGAGTTCTGGTCAGGAGGCGTACAAGAAAATCCGGTCTGGTGCTAGTCTTGTTCAACTCTACACAGCCCTAGTCTACGAAGGACCACCTGTAGTCAAAAAAATCAAACGAGAACTGGAGGAACTACTCAG GCGGGACGGCTTTAAGAGTATATCAGAAGCGGTTGGAGCGGACGTGAAATTATGA
- the LOC128188669 gene encoding uncharacterized protein LOC128188669 translates to MFVLSSIFRLLSRSSQRYLHYRSALPVVSARSQSKTKYDKHHRSTIARPIWSSAAVGSEGRGTFNNVKRRTDQTKKASLVIFDKDGTLIDFQSLWTPWTKKLVPRIQEATGLTGIEGKICDILGFCLKQQKVVPGMLAEATTPQIKVEMTKMLVREGLQETDVKEILDRVWTEGNVRNPDELKKIGELETLFKILKKNNVRIALITSDNRKGTDELLDELKLTEYFEYVICGDDPDSEPKPSPYNALKICKKLGVDPADTVMVGDTKTDMLLGKSAKLGWSVGVLSGVGQIGDLLPHADHIVEDIEDILPIILPFDDWQSSYVYSSNDRFLVKPKDQDHTGVPSVKSPMDLVIFDLHGTLICIHRKYPKFVEFFCSRLKRMTGIDMLAKLTKLLGLNEDSTRMMHGVLTEGTPSEARGVVVEALRREGIAYQEAIMLVNKIWTEGEFILKSEPTPLSSNLEETFKELKRNGVKIAINTGEPREFVVLDLMNLGLTNYIDMLVCGDDPISQAKPSGHNTLLICNELSVNPSKTVVVGDSVGDLQMGGSAFVMKKIGVLSGVGNEEELKPYADCLVPSIENINDIILEKGKSEATDGSGVSGKGRETFSCFQKSILSPAFGSGSQMHQPRRSFSTSRPCSVHIASDTERYDFIIVGAGSAGCTLANRLTADRNRKVLLLEAGPRDLWHWDSWKIYMPAALMYNLCDDKYNWYYHTEPEKGMNNRVMYWPRGRVWGGSSSLNAMVYVRGHAFDYDRWEKEGATGWSYADCLPYFRKAQTHVLGANDYRGGDGPLHVFRGRSKNPLCQAFLDAGVQAGYPFSDDMNGYQQEGFGWMDMTIHNGKRCSAAAAYLHPIKSRPNLSTKTNILARRILFEGKRAVGIEYLKDSGVQKVYGEEIILSGGAVNSPQLLMLSGVGNADELCQLDIPVVQHLPGVGENLQDHVEVLVQQECKQPISLYKAQWKYPHVMIRIGLEWFLRQTGDGATNHFETGAFIRSEPGIEHPNVQYHFLASIINDHGRVSGDRHAYQAHVQILRPTSRGYIKLKSCDPREHPRIVPNYLTTEQDIREMRDCIKLTREIFQQKAFDSYRGPELTPGKDVQSDEEIDEYNRNMSETAYHPSCTCKMGSESDPMAVVDPTSSRVYGLEGLRVVDASIMPSVVSGNLNAPTIMIAEKTADIIIGNKPLPRASAPVYKPKSLDSQR, encoded by the exons ATGTTTGTTCTTAGTTCCATTTTTCGACTTTTGAGTCGGTCGTCACAAAGATACCTACACTACAGATCCGCACTCCCTGTGGTCAGTGCAAGAAGTCAGTCCAAGACAAAAT ATGACAAACATCATAGATCTACGATAGCCAGACCGATCTGGTCCAGTGCCGCTGTAGGGTCAGAGGGCAGGGGTACATTCAATAATGTCAAACGCAGAACAGACCAGACCAAAAAGGCCTCCCTGGTGATTTTTGACAAGGATGGAACCCTTATTGACTTCCAGTCCCTGTGGACTCCATGGACCAAGAAACTGGTCCCAAG GATTCAGGAGGCCACAGGTTTGACAGGGATTGAAGGAAAAATATGTGACATCCTGGGATTTTGTTTGAAACAACAGAAGGTGGTACCTGGGATGCTGGCTGAAGCCACCACCCCACAAATCAAG GTTGAAATGACAAAGATGCTGGTTAGGGAGGGATTACAGGAGACTGACGTCAAAGAAATTCTTGACCGAGTCTGGACGGAGGGAAATGTAAGAAATCCCGATGAACTGAAGAAAATCGGAGAACTTGAAACACTGTTTAAAATCCTGAAGAAAAACAATGTCAGAATAGCTCTCATTACATCAGACAACCGCAAAGGCACAGACGAGCTACTGGATGAGCTTAAACTAACAGAGTATTTTGAGTATGTGATCTGCGGGGATGACCCAGATTCTGAGCCCAAGCCATCCCCTTACAACGCCCTAAAGATCTGTAAGAAGCTAGGGGTTGACCCGGCAGACACAGTGATGGTGGGGGACACTAAAACAGACATGCTGCTGGGGAAGTCTGCCAAGCTGGGGTGGAGTGTGGGAGTACTGAGTGGGGTGGGGCAGATTGGTGACCTACTTCCCCACGCTGACCATATTGTAGAGGACATCGAGGACATTCTGCCCATCATTCTGCCCTTTGATGACTGGCAGAGTTCCTATGTTTACTCTTCTAATGACAGATTTCTGGTGAAGCCTAAAGATCAGGACCATACTGGGGTCCCCTCAGTGAAATCTCCCATGGATTTGGTGATCTTTGACCTCCATGGAACACTTATCTGCATTCACCGGAAATATCCAAAGTTTGTGGAGTTCTTCTGCTCCAg ATTGAAAAGGATGACTGGAATAGACATGCTTGCCAAGTTAACAAAGCTACTGGGACTAAATGAAGATTCTACTCGGATGATGCATGGGGTCCTGACTGAGGGTACACCATCTGAGGCGAGAGGGGTGGTTGTTGAGGCGCTTCGAAGGGAAGGAATTGCCTACCAGGAGGCCATCATGCTGGTTAACAAGATATGGACGGAGGGAGAATTCATCCTGAAGTCGGAGCCAACCCCACTCAGCTCAAATCTAGAGGAAACTTTCAAGGAACTCAAACGAAATGGAGTTAAGATTGCCATAAACACAGGAGAGCCTAGGGAATTTGTAGTGCTAGATCTGATGAACCTTGGCCTAACTAACTACATTGATATGCTGGTATGTGGAGACGATCCCATCTCCCAAGCCAAGCCATCAGGCCACAACACTCTCTTAATCTGTAACGAGCTGAGTGTGAATCCGTCAAAGACGGTGGTGGTTGGGGATTCTGTAGGGGACCTTCAGATGGGAGGCTCTGCCTTTGTGATGAAGAAGATCGGCGTATTGTCTGGAGTAGGAAATGAAGAGGAACTCAAACCTTACGCCGACTGCCTAGTTCCAAGCATTGAAAACATCAATGATATCATCCTAGAAAAGGGCAAATCAGAAGCTACTGATGGCTCTGGGGTGTCTGGCAAAGGTAGGGAAACATTTTcatgttttcaaaaaagtattttGTCCCCAGCTTTTGGTTCTGGTTCACAAATGCACCAACCTCGCAGAAGCTTCTCAACTTCTAGGCCTTGCTCAGTCCACATAGCCTCTGACACTGAGAGGTATGACTTCATCATTGTTGGGGCTGGCTCAGCAGGTTGTACCTTAGCCAATCGGCTGACTGCAGATCGCAACAGAAAGGTGCTCCTACTCGAGGCAGGGCCAAGAGACTTGTGGCACTGGGACTCCTGGAAGATTTACATGCCTGCTGCTCTGATGTACAATCTGTGTGATGATAAATACAACTGGTACTACCACACTGAGCCAGAGAAAGGAATGAACAACCGTGTCATGTACTGGCCCCGGGGACGTGTATGGGGAGGGTCATCTTCCCTCAATGCCATGGTATACGTCAGGGGACACGCCTTTGACTACGACCGCTGGGAGAAGGAGGGAGCCACTGGCTGGTCATATGCCGATTGTCTACCTTATTTTCGTAAAGCTCAGACACATGTGCTGGGAGCAAATGACTACAGAGGAGGGGATGGCCCTCTCCATGTTTTCAGGGGAAGGTCAAAAAATCCTCTCTGTCAGGCTTTTCTTGATGCAGGTGTGCAAGCTGGCTATCCTTTCTCAGACGATATGAATGGGTATCAGCAGGAAGGCTTTGGATGGATGGATATGACCATTCACAATGGAAAACGATGCAGTGCCGCTGCAGCTTACCTTCATCCAATCAAATCCAGGCCAAATTTATCCACGAAAACAAATATCTTGGCAAGGCGCATTCTGTTTGAAGGAAAGAGGGCTGTAGGAATAGAATATCTCAAGGATTCTGGTGTTCAGAAGGTGTACGGTGAGGAAATAATACTAAGCGGTGGGGCAGTCAACTCTCCACAGCTCCTGATGTTATCAGGGGTTGGAAATGCAGATGAACTTTGCCAGTTAGATATCCCAGTGGTTCAGCACCTACCTGGAGTGGGGGAAAATCTCCAGGACCATGTAGAGGTGCTTGTTCAACAGGAGTGCAAACAGCCAATTAGTCTGTACAAAGCCCAATGGAAGTATCCCCATGTAATGATCAGGATCGGTCTGGAGTGGTTCCTCCGACAGACAGGTGATGGGGCCACCAATCACTTTGAGACAGGGGCTTTTATACGGAGCGAGCCAGGGATAGAGCATCCTAATGTTCAGTATCACTTTCTGGCTTCCATCATCAATGACCATGGGAGAGTATCGGGAGATAGACACGCTTACCAGGCACATGTACAGATACTCCGCCCAACAAGCAGGGGGTATATCAAACTAAAGTCATGTGATCCCCGTGAACATCCAAGAATAGTGCCCAACTACTTAACAACTGAACAAGACATTAGAGAAATGAGAGACTGCATCAAGTTGACCAGAGAAATATTTCAACAGAAAGCATTTGATTCTTACAGGGGGCCTGAACTCACACCTGGAAAAGATGTTCAATCCGATGAAGAAATTGACGAATATAACCGAAACATGAGTGAGACAGCTTATCACCCATCATGCACCTGTAAAATGGGATCAGAGTCTGATCCCATGGCAGTAGTTGATCCGACCTCTAGTAGGGTCTACGGTTTGGAGGGCCTAAGAGTTGTTGATGCCTCCATTATGCCAAGTGTTGTCAGTGGTAATCTCAATGCTCCCACTATCATGATAGCTGAGAAAACAGCAGACATTATCATTGGAAATAAGCCTCTCCCTAGGGCCAGTGCCCCTGTGTATAAACCCAAGAGTCTTGATTCCCAGCGATGA
- the LOC128190088 gene encoding uncharacterized protein LOC128190088 produces the protein MLIRHTWIYIAGFVSAVSVNMSAHSVIRLLSALVLLSYAYGAISESKLCEHLLQMECTGKADISVCGSDGQLYQNSCFFGQAVCKGLDKTLRPVASENCPS, from the exons ATGTTAATAAGGCACACTTGGATTTACATAGCTGGATTTGTAAGTGCAGTGTCTGTCAACATGTCTGCGCACTCAGTAATACGTCTTTTGTCTGCTCTGGTTTTACTTTCATACG CCTACGGCGCCATTTCTGAGTCCAAACTATGCGAGCACCTTCTCCAAATGGAGTGCACGGGGAAGGCTGATATCTCGGTCTGTGGTTCTGACGGACAACTCTACCAAAACAG ctgtTTTTTCGGTCAAGCTGTCTGCAAAGGACTGGATAAAACGTTAAGACCAGTGGCCAGTGAAAATTGCCCATCGTGA